TTAGGTCGCTTAGCTATTTCAAAAATACTATCTGCGAAATGGTATTCGGCTGTTTCTCCAATGGGAAACAAAGCTCTTAGCCTATGATCTTTTGCGTTGTTATCTACATTTACGGTAACCTTTAATCCTTTGCCTTGTTTTTCTAACTTTAACTCTGTAACTATAACAATAGTACTCTTTTCCTTCCCTCTCTCTGCTTTTCTATCCGGATGCCAAACTAAACTGCTTTTTTCTTTTTTCAAAGCATCATCAGCTTTTGTTGGTATTTCTAAGGTATTTGTCAGTCTTACTGTGGCTGATAAAGACGTGTTATTCACCACCTCTAATGCACATCTATTGTTTTCACTTGTTACAGTCAGCTCATCACCGGACTGCTTGTACATGTACTCGTTACCTATATCTCCTGTATTTTCATAAATTCCTAATTGCCTATATACCTTGTTGGTATTCTTGTCTTTTACGGTGTAACTACCATTTTCATTTATAGCAACAGCAATGTTGTCATTTTCTAATGTTTTACTTTTGGAATCCCAGATATTTGGGCTACTTTTGATAACATCCTTCTCATGAGGTACTAGAAAACACCTTTCATAGCCGACAGCTCTTTTAGAGTCATATAAAAATGTCACTTCTACTTCTTTAGCGTAGTAAGGTCTTCTAAAGCCGTCTTTGGGCAAGTCATAACCAAACTTAATCCCTAAATCTTTAACTGCACAATCTACTACTTTATTATCTGCTCTTTCTACGACAAAATTGGGAAGGCTTAACCTTTCTAAGGTTTTTGGAATTTCTTTGAAACTCATCTCATCAAAATAAATTTTCTTTAGATGGAACTTTTTAGTTAGTACCTTCTTATGTTGGTGCCCATAAGTATCAAATACTACAAAAGGGATAGCATCCTTGTTTGCATGGTTTGTATCTATTTCCACTGCAAAGCTATTCCCCAACTCAGTGGAAACTTTTTCAACCCCTTGCTTAACTTTTAAAAACCTAGTTTCCATCTCTTTATGAACCTCATCAACGCTACATCCACAGATGCTATCATGGGGGTGATTCTCCATAAGCATTTTCCAATAAAATTCACTATAATCTCTGTATCTATCTTTGTTAATAGCAAATATCCCCATAGGTTCTAGCCTTTTTTCTAACAACGTTTGGCAGTAGTCATTCTGGACTTTTAGATATACTCTAGATGATGCTGTATTAACTAGAGTAGCCCAACCATCTGTCTTTTGGTTGCGCAATTCTCCTTTTATGGTTTGCAAGTTTGGGGAAAGATGCTTTTTAAGATTGCGGATATAATTTTCAAAACTTGAATGTTTAAAGACTACTTCAGAGTTTTGTCGGTTAGCTATAGAAATCGCTTCAGTTATATCTTTTTGTAGCGGTTGGTGATCACAGCCATTCAAAAACAACAATTCTGACGTAGAAGCAAACTTATCTACCTCATTCAGCTTCTTTTCCCAATAAACTTTCGCTTTTTGCTCTTCAACAGGAATTTCATTTCCATTAGAATACCAATTTGCAAACAAAATCCCCAACACTTCAGACCCATCAGGTGATTCCCATTTCAATTCTGAAAAAGGTGACGAATAATCATCACTGTGAAACACCTGATTATTAAAGCCTGTGGGGGTTACTCCTCGCCCAAAAGCAGCTACTTCTATTCCCGCTTGCTTTAATAACTGAGGAGCTTGACCGTATATACCAAAAGTATCAGGAAAATATCCTATCTGGCCTTTTTGCCCATATTTATTTGTATCTTTTAAACCGTATAACAGATTTCTTATGTTTGCCTCAGAACTTGTTAAAAAGGCGTCTTGCAGCACATACCATGGTCCTATTATTAACCTGTTTTCTTTTATGTAATGCTCTACCTCTTCTTTTTTTTGCGGACGAACTGCTAAATAGTCATCAATTAAAATTGTTTGTCCGTCTAGGTGAAAACTATGAAAGTCAGGATTATTTTTGAACATGTCAAGTAAGTCATCCATAAGTTCCACTAAATGATATCTATGTTCTTCTAAACTCATATACCATTCTCTGTCCCAGTGAGAATGTGAAATAATATGAGCTGTTTTTTCGTTACTCATTATAGCACCTCCATTTTTTTACATTCTTCTTCAGATATCCATTTTTTAAAATTATTTAAAGAAACTTTCATTATCCAATAACTAGGCATAACACCAGCAGTAAAGAGAACTAGCCCTGGCAACTGATAAATTAAATAGCATATCATAATAATACCTATCGCTATTGTAGTGTTTCCTCTTAAGTTTAGTAAACCTATAATAAATGGCTGGAATAGGTAGTCTTTAAAACTTCCTTTAAAACAAACATAGTAGGAAAAAAGGTAAAAAAAAGCAAACACATAAAATATTAAAGCAAAGATAATAGCAATCATACACAACAAAGGAAAAAAACCTTGAATTTGAGTAACAATATACAAGTCCCAAACTAGGAAAACCCCCACAAAAGCGTAAGCCCAACCTAGCCCGTTTGCCACCCAAAAATTTTCTTTATAATAACGGTGAAACTCTCTCCAAATACCGTCATCAATTCCACCTTTTAACCATTTTTTAGAGATATAAAACATAGATAATGTAGCAGGAAATAGCCCTAATACTACTCCCCCCAAAATGGTGTGTAAAATCCATGCCCAATTTAGATGCATTATCCTCCAAACCCAAAGACTTGCTTGAGTAAAAACATTGCCAAGTTGGGTAAACACTAAAAGTCCCCCTTTATCATCTAAAATAATAATTGCCAATCTTAACACTTAGTTATAAGCTTAATATTCTTAAATTGTCGCTATTCTTTGTAACTGGTAACTGTATCGCTACAGAAGTATGGTAAAAACTAGAATTAGTTATTTTCAATTAATTTGTTGGTAGTAGCTAAATTATAAAACCAACGCCCACTTTTTTTGATAGTTCTTTTCTGGTTTAACAAATCCACCCTATACAATCCATATCTATTTTTGTATTCATTTAACCATGACCAATTATCTATAAAGGTCCAAACGTGATATCCAAAGCAGTTACTGCCTTCTTGAATAGCTTTGTGTAACCAGGTCAAATGCTCGCTCATAAATTCTATCCTATAATCATCCATGACCATCCCATTTTTAATAAATTTTTCTTCTCCTTCAACACCCATACCATTTTCTGCTACAAACCATGGTATATTACTATAG
This genomic interval from Proteinivorax tanatarense contains the following:
- a CDS encoding YesL family protein, which encodes MAIIILDDKGGLLVFTQLGNVFTQASLWVWRIMHLNWAWILHTILGGVVLGLFPATLSMFYISKKWLKGGIDDGIWREFHRYYKENFWVANGLGWAYAFVGVFLVWDLYIVTQIQGFFPLLCMIAIIFALIFYVFAFFYLFSYYVCFKGSFKDYLFQPFIIGLLNLRGNTTIAIGIIMICYLIYQLPGLVLFTAGVMPSYWIMKVSLNNFKKWISEEECKKMEVL
- a CDS encoding alpha-mannosidase gives rise to the protein MSNEKTAHIISHSHWDREWYMSLEEHRYHLVELMDDLLDMFKNNPDFHSFHLDGQTILIDDYLAVRPQKKEEVEHYIKENRLIIGPWYVLQDAFLTSSEANIRNLLYGLKDTNKYGQKGQIGYFPDTFGIYGQAPQLLKQAGIEVAAFGRGVTPTGFNNQVFHSDDYSSPFSELKWESPDGSEVLGILFANWYSNGNEIPVEEQKAKVYWEKKLNEVDKFASTSELLFLNGCDHQPLQKDITEAISIANRQNSEVVFKHSSFENYIRNLKKHLSPNLQTIKGELRNQKTDGWATLVNTASSRVYLKVQNDYCQTLLEKRLEPMGIFAINKDRYRDYSEFYWKMLMENHPHDSICGCSVDEVHKEMETRFLKVKQGVEKVSTELGNSFAVEIDTNHANKDAIPFVVFDTYGHQHKKVLTKKFHLKKIYFDEMSFKEIPKTLERLSLPNFVVERADNKVVDCAVKDLGIKFGYDLPKDGFRRPYYAKEVEVTFLYDSKRAVGYERCFLVPHEKDVIKSSPNIWDSKSKTLENDNIAVAINENGSYTVKDKNTNKVYRQLGIYENTGDIGNEYMYKQSGDELTVTSENNRCALEVVNNTSLSATVRLTNTLEIPTKADDALKKEKSSLVWHPDRKAERGKEKSTIVIVTELKLEKQGKGLKVTVNVDNNAKDHRLRALFPIGETAEYHFADSIFEIAKRPNNPASTWENPSFDHHMQRFVSLNNKYGLTIATKGLHEYEIVDNSTICVTLLRSVGEMGDWGHFETPEAQCLGENKVEFMLIPHKDDVISSNSYLDAYSFPYNPLILQQKQSNGSVDKQSSYLTWNGKGLVLTALKAGEGENEIIARWYNPTEQCISLEVESAGKHNEIFKSNIVEEKLEKIGEKKGVIEVKPHEITTIISNSKITK